GATTGAAATCGATGAAGACAAATGTATCGGTTGCGGGAACTGTATAACAGGGTGCCCGGAAGGAGCCCTTAAAATTATAGATACTCCGAAAGGGCCGAAGGCAAAGCTTGTGAAAGAAAATTTCTGCGATGGGTTGGGAGCATGCATTGGTGAGTGCCCTGTTGATGCCCTGCAGGTGGTTGAACGTGAAGCTGATGAATATGATGAAAAAGGCGTTATCAGACATATTAAAAAAACTGCACCGGACAAATTAGGCCAGCACATTGAACATTTAAAAAAACACGGTATGGAAATCCCGGAAGAGTTCAATAAAGAAGGCCACACACGCCATCCATTTGAGATGGGTGGGTGTCCCGGGTCGCGCACAATGGACTGGGGAGAAAAAAAGACACAAAGAAATGAAAAAGAAGAAAAAGATGCCCCAAGAGCTGAATCTGAACTGAGACAGTGGCCTGTCCAGCTTAGTTTAGTAAACCCGCAGGCTGCCTATTTTGACGGGGCCGACCTGTTAATAGCGGCGGACTGCGTTCCTTTTGCGTATGCCAATTTCCACAGCGATTTCCTGAAAGATAAGCGCCTTGTAATAGGGTGCCCGAAACTTGATGACATAAAATATTACAAAGATAAGCTTACAGAGCTTTTTAAAACATCGAATATTAAAAGCGTGACAGTATTAAATATGGAGGTGCCGTGTTGTTTCGGCCTTCAAAAAGCAGTACAGGATGCTATTGTGGATTCAAAAAAGAAGATACCTTATTGCGATACCACGATAACACTTCAGGGCGAAATAAAAGAATAAAGCCAGTCATAGCTGTCCATATTAGGTGTCATACCCGTGAAAACGGGTATCTAGAAATAAAACTCCCATTGAGATAGATTCCTGCTTTCGCAGGAATGACAAAAAATGCCATTTAAAATCGAAAAAACACTTTCCTACGGTTTATGTTTTTCAGTTTGGACACACGAAGAGAATTAGAGGCTCGACAGATAAGTAAAAAAGTAATATAATGTAAAACCTAAAAAAATCAACATATTTTAACTTTTAAATAAAGGAGAATCTTTGTGAAAGATAAGATCAGTGAAATTCTTGCGCAGGTAAGGAAACAAAAACCTGTTGTTCATCACCTCACGAACTGGGTAACTATTTATGATTGTGCAAACGTAGTAAAGGTTTTCGGAGCCTCTCCTGTAATGGCGCATGCAAAGGAAGAGGTCGAGGAGATGGCGGGTATTGCCTCAAGCCTTGTTTTAAATATCGGGACTCTGACCGTGGAGTTCATTGATTCTATGAAAATTGCCGCAAAAGCAGCCAATAAAAAAGGGATCCCGGTCATTTTGGACGTCTGCGGGGCCGGTGCAACGGCTTTAAGGGATAATAAAGTTTTTGAATTGTTAGGCCAGGTAAAAATTGATATAATCAAAGGGAATGCCAGTGAGATAGCAAGGGTTTCAGGCCAGGATATAAAGACAAAGGGAGTTGATTCAACCGAGGTCAACAAAGACCTTGTGGACATAGCAAAAGACCTTTCTAAAAAACGTAAATGTACGGTCGTAATAACAGGGAAAGAAGATATAGTTACCGACGGCGCTAAAACCTATTTTGTAAAGAACGGCCACAGTATTATGGCAAACATAGTAGGGACAGGCTGTATGGCAGCTTCTGTTATAGGGACATTTGCAGCTGTTGAAAAAGACCTTGCGTTGGCCGCAGCAAGCGGGCTCTGCTGTTTTGAAATAGCTGCAGAACTTGCTCAAAAAGTGTCTTATGGGCCGGGCACATTCAAAGAAAAACTCTATGATGAAATATACAAACTTGATAAAGACACCATAGAAAAAATGCAGAAAGTGTCTGTAATAAACTAAATAAATTAAAAGGAAAATATGAATTTGCAAAATATCGGCCATGTTCTGATAGCGGTTATCCTAGTGCTGTTTTTGTCAGCCTATATTAGAAAAGCGACAGACCCAGCGCAGCTGAACTCTGAAAAGGCGTTTTCTTTGATACAGAGCCATAAGGATAACAAGGATTTTGTAATAATTGATATGCGGACTCCTGAAGAATTTAGTTCCGGCCACATACAAAATGCCGTAAATATCGATTTCTACGGCAATGATTTCAAAGCAAAAGTGTCGGAACTTGATAAGAATAAAACTTATTTTATATATTGCCGTTCCGGGAATAGAAGCGGGCTGGCTTTTGGTGTTATGAAAAAAGCCGATATCAAGAGCGTATATAACTTGAAAAACGGGATATTAGACTGGGACAGCGAAAAATACCCGCTGGTAAGGTAAGGAACGAAAACAGGGTAAAATGATGGATAAAAAACAAGGTTATTCGATCGTTTTAGCAGGCGAGGCAGGCCAGGGCATTCAGAGTATTGAAAGCATACTTGTCCGGGCCTTTAAACTTTCCGGGTACAATGTTTTTGCCTCCCAGGAATACATGTCCAGGGTAAGAGGCGGAATAAATTCCACAGCTATAAGGGTCTCATCAAATAAAGTATATGCCTATTCCGACAGGATAGATGTGCTCCTTTGCCTGACAAAAGGCAGTGTCATCAGGCTTTCCGGCAGGATAGGGGCAGGAACTATAGTGATTGGCGAAGAGGAAAACATCGAAACCGAGATGCTTTCGAAAAATACGATTATCAGGCTTCCGTTGACGAAAATAGCCGAGGAAATAGGCGGGAAGATTTTTTTAAATGTGATAACAGCAGGGATAATTGCAAGTCTATTTGACTGCGAAAAGGCTGTTTTAACCGGAGAGATTACAAAGCTGTTTAAAAGAAAAGGCGAAGATATCCTTACAAAAAACATTAAAGCTGTAGACAAGGGGTATTCTCTGGGAGATGAATTAAAGAAGAAAGAAAACATAGATTTTAAAATAAATAAAGATAATGACGTAAAACATGAGATACTTGTAGACGGAGCCGAGATATTAAGCTTGGGCTTTATTTCAGGAGGCTGTAATTTTATATCGGCTTATCCTATGTCCCCGTCAACCGGCATACTGACTTATATGGCAAAAAATGCCGAGAAGTTCGGAATTGCCGTAGAACAGGCAGAAGACGAGATAAGCGCTATAAATATGGCGATAGGCGCATTTTATACAGGTGCAAAAGCGCTTGCTTCTACTTCAGGAGGCGGTTTTGCCCTTATGGAAGAAGGAGTAAGCCTTGCTGCTATGACGGAGACTCCTCTGGTCATACATCTGGCGCAGAGGCCGGGCCCTGCTACCGGCCTTCCCACAAGGACAGAACAGGCGGATCTTGAGCTTGCTCTTTATTCAGGCCACGGGGAATTCCCGAGGATTATTTTTGCTCCCGGGACATTAAAGGATATGTTTATGATCGGCCAGAAAGCTTTTTACCTGGCAGACAAGTACCAGGTCACGGTCTTTGTCCTGACCGACCAGTATATTATTGATGCCTACTACAATATGAAATCACTTGAATTAGATGAGAATAAGGAAAACTTCTTCGTTAAGACTTCAAAAGATTACAAAAGGTACAAGCTGGCCGGTGACGGCATATCTCCGAGAGGAATCCCGGGGTACGGCGAGGGAATGGTGTGCGCAGACAGCGACGAGCATGACGAAGATGGACGTATAACAGAAGACCTCTCATTAAGGGTAAAAATGGTTGATAAAAGGCTAAAAAAAATGGAATTGATAAAACAGGATATACTTGAACCTGAGCTGATAGGCAATAAAGATTACAAAACCCTCGTGATCGGCTGGGGTTCGACATGCCATATCATAGATGAAGCGATATCGAACATAGGGACGAAAGATGCTTCATTTCTTTATTTCAAGCAGGTATATCCCCTTCATCCAAAAACCTCGGAGTACCTAAAGAAAGCAAAAAAACTTATAATCGTAGAAAATAATGCAACTTCGCAGTTTGCAAAACTCATCAAACTTGAAACAGGTATAGAAATAGAAAACAAGATACTAAAATACAGCGGTATGCCGTTCTCGGTCGAAGAGGTAGAGCAAAAACTGAAAGAAATAATTGTAAAATAAGTTAATATAAAACTGTCATTAAAGCGAAAAAATGGAATAAGTTATTATTTATTAAATAGAGTTAACTATAGTTAAATAGGTATTAATACTGCTAAGTATAACTAAATAGGCACAAATACTACCAATAATAGTCAAATTTAGATAAACTTTGTGCTAACATAAATTATAATAATTGATTGATAATTCAAATATATTTTAGTTTAACTAACAAATGTCTCAATTTGAAGATATAAATTCCATTGTGGAAATTTTTAAGGGTTTACATCTTTAACAAGGTCGAACATGAATTTTCGTTTTGAGGACTAGTATGGAACCAAAAGACTATGATGTGGGAAATGTGGATATTGCCTGGTGCCCGGGATGCGGAGACCACGCTATATTAAATATCCTGAAAAAGGTTCTGTCAGAGCTGTCTATAAACCCTGAAAGGCTTGTGGTATCATCAGGTATCGGACAGGCGGCAAAAGCACCGCATTATTTCAAATGCAACTATTTTAACGGGCTTCATGGAAGGTCTCTTCCTGTCGCAAGTGCCATAAAGATGTCTAACCCGGAACTTGTGGTAATAGCAGAAAGCGGCGACGGCTGCACTTACGGCGAAGGCGGGAACCATTTCCTGCATGTGATCAGGAGAAACCCGGACATAACGCATATCGTGCACAATAATATGGTTTACGGTCTTACGAAAGGCCAGGCCTCGCCTACAAGCCAGCTTGGTTTTGTAACTCCGGTCCAGGTGCAGGGAGTAATAGAACAGCCGTTTAACCCTTTAGCGATTGCAATTTCGCTTGAAGCCCCTTTTGTTGCAAGGGCTTTTGCCGGGGATACGGATAAAACAAAAGAAATAATTAAAAAAGCTGTTTTACATAAAGGATACGCCCTGGTCGACATACTGCAGCCCTGTGTGACTTTTAATAAAACAAACACGTTTGCCTGGTTTAAGGAAAATACTTATTATTTAGAAGATGCCTATGACCCTCATAATAAAGTCAAGGCCTTTGAAAGAGCAACGGAGGAAAACAAACTCCCGCTTGGTATATTTTATATCAATGAAAAGAGAACTCCTTTTGAGAACAGCTTAGCCGTTTATAAGAATATGAAAGACCCGTTATATAAACGAAAAGTAAATAAGGGCGAATTGTCTAAAATGATTGAAACGCTTAAAGCCTGAAAAAGAGGTATTTTATGGATGTAAAAAAAGCCATAGAAATAAGAAGGTCATACCGGTCCCTTGACCGGGTCAAAATCGATGAAAACCTGTTGAATGAGCTCGCTTCCGCGATTCAGCTTTGCCTGTCGTGTTTCAACAACCAGCCCTGGAGGTACGTTTTTGCTTATGAAGAGGATGCATTAAACAAAGTAAAAGAGGCCCTTAATGAAGGCAATAAATGGGCAACTGACGCTTCGATGATAATAGCGGTTACAAGTAAAAAAGATTTGGACTGTGTTATCAAAGACGGCAGGGATTACTATTTATTCGATACC
This DNA window, taken from Candidatus Liberimonas magnetica, encodes the following:
- a CDS encoding 4Fe-4S binding protein — protein: MKRQMIEIDEDKCIGCGNCITGCPEGALKIIDTPKGPKAKLVKENFCDGLGACIGECPVDALQVVEREADEYDEKGVIRHIKKTAPDKLGQHIEHLKKHGMEIPEEFNKEGHTRHPFEMGGCPGSRTMDWGEKKTQRNEKEEKDAPRAESELRQWPVQLSLVNPQAAYFDGADLLIAADCVPFAYANFHSDFLKDKRLVIGCPKLDDIKYYKDKLTELFKTSNIKSVTVLNMEVPCCFGLQKAVQDAIVDSKKKIPYCDTTITLQGEIKE
- the thiM gene encoding hydroxyethylthiazole kinase; its protein translation is MKDKISEILAQVRKQKPVVHHLTNWVTIYDCANVVKVFGASPVMAHAKEEVEEMAGIASSLVLNIGTLTVEFIDSMKIAAKAANKKGIPVILDVCGAGATALRDNKVFELLGQVKIDIIKGNASEIARVSGQDIKTKGVDSTEVNKDLVDIAKDLSKKRKCTVVITGKEDIVTDGAKTYFVKNGHSIMANIVGTGCMAASVIGTFAAVEKDLALAAASGLCCFEIAAELAQKVSYGPGTFKEKLYDEIYKLDKDTIEKMQKVSVIN
- a CDS encoding rhodanese-like domain-containing protein gives rise to the protein MNLQNIGHVLIAVILVLFLSAYIRKATDPAQLNSEKAFSLIQSHKDNKDFVIIDMRTPEEFSSGHIQNAVNIDFYGNDFKAKVSELDKNKTYFIYCRSGNRSGLAFGVMKKADIKSVYNLKNGILDWDSEKYPLVR
- a CDS encoding 2-oxoacid:acceptor oxidoreductase subunit alpha translates to MMDKKQGYSIVLAGEAGQGIQSIESILVRAFKLSGYNVFASQEYMSRVRGGINSTAIRVSSNKVYAYSDRIDVLLCLTKGSVIRLSGRIGAGTIVIGEEENIETEMLSKNTIIRLPLTKIAEEIGGKIFLNVITAGIIASLFDCEKAVLTGEITKLFKRKGEDILTKNIKAVDKGYSLGDELKKKENIDFKINKDNDVKHEILVDGAEILSLGFISGGCNFISAYPMSPSTGILTYMAKNAEKFGIAVEQAEDEISAINMAIGAFYTGAKALASTSGGGFALMEEGVSLAAMTETPLVIHLAQRPGPATGLPTRTEQADLELALYSGHGEFPRIIFAPGTLKDMFMIGQKAFYLADKYQVTVFVLTDQYIIDAYYNMKSLELDENKENFFVKTSKDYKRYKLAGDGISPRGIPGYGEGMVCADSDEHDEDGRITEDLSLRVKMVDKRLKKMELIKQDILEPELIGNKDYKTLVIGWGSTCHIIDEAISNIGTKDASFLYFKQVYPLHPKTSEYLKKAKKLIIVENNATSQFAKLIKLETGIEIENKILKYSGMPFSVEEVEQKLKEIIVK
- a CDS encoding thiamine pyrophosphate-dependent enzyme, whose translation is MEPKDYDVGNVDIAWCPGCGDHAILNILKKVLSELSINPERLVVSSGIGQAAKAPHYFKCNYFNGLHGRSLPVASAIKMSNPELVVIAESGDGCTYGEGGNHFLHVIRRNPDITHIVHNNMVYGLTKGQASPTSQLGFVTPVQVQGVIEQPFNPLAIAISLEAPFVARAFAGDTDKTKEIIKKAVLHKGYALVDILQPCVTFNKTNTFAWFKENTYYLEDAYDPHNKVKAFERATEENKLPLGIFYINEKRTPFENSLAVYKNMKDPLYKRKVNKGELSKMIETLKA
- a CDS encoding nitroreductase family protein, whose translation is MDVKKAIEIRRSYRSLDRVKIDENLLNELASAIQLCLSCFNNQPWRYVFAYEEDALNKVKEALNEGNKWATDASMIIAVTSKKDLDCVIKDGRDYYLFDTGMATAFMILRAAELGFVAHPIAGYAPQKVREALGIPQEMEVITLVIFGKHSDVMKPSLSQKQAETEKERPQRKPVEAIVFFNKYKI